A single genomic interval of Zingiber officinale cultivar Zhangliang chromosome 4A, Zo_v1.1, whole genome shotgun sequence harbors:
- the LOC121971167 gene encoding peroxidase 5-like yields the protein MAPCGRSTMAALASVAVYSCLALCLMSASVAAKLRVGFYSKTCPTAETLVRQTFDNAVQQTDDIGADLLRMHFHDCFVRGCDGSVLIDSANGNTAEKDAEINQTIEEEAFEVVYNAKASVEAACPGVVSCADILAFIARDSIAHYGGDFYDVPAGRRDGRISRASDSMSELPTSDLRLGQLTKVFAGKGLTQAEMITLSGAHTIGVAHCPAFANRLYNFSSSSGVDPTLDAAYAAQLKQQCPTVGTDAEVPMDPPSELGFDNSYYQGILRHRGLFTSDQTLVSKPAAAAQVILYALDSDVFKSRFAAAMVRMGSIGVLTGSDGEIRTNCRVPNSIQLRYLSQ from the exons ATGGCTCCTTGTGGGAGATCGACAATGGCGGCGTTAGCGTCCGTAGCTGTTTATTCCTGCCTGGCGCTCTGCCTCATGAGCGCTTCGGTAGCAGCTAAGCTCCGAGTTGGTTTCTACTCCAAAACCTGTCCTACCGCCGAAACCCTCGTCAGACAAACCTTCGATAACGCTGTCCAGCAGACCGACGACATCGGCGCTGACCTTCTCCGGATGCATTTCCATGACTGCTTTGTCAGA GGGTGCGATGGATCGGTTCTCATCGATTCGGCGAACGGGAACACGGCGGAGAAGGACGCGGAGATCAACCAAACCATCGAGGAAGAAGCGTTCGAAGTCGTCTATAATGCAAAGGCCAGTGTGGAAGCCGCCTGCCCCGGCGTCGTCTCTTGCGCGGACATTCTCGCTTTCATTGCCCGAGACAGCATTGCACAC TATGGAGGAGATTTCTACGATGTTCCCGCTGGAAGAAGAGACGGGAGGATTTCGAGGGCAAGCGATAGCATGTCGGAGCTCCCTACTTCCGATCTCCGACTCGGTCAACTGACAAAAGTCTTCGCCGGGAAAGGGTTGACTCAAGCCGAGATGATCACCCTCTCAG GAGCGCACACTATTGGCGTCGCTCACTGCCCTGCCTTCGCCAACAGGCTGTATAACTTCAGCAGCAGTTCCGGAGTCGACCCGACGCTGGACGCGGCGTACGCGGCTCAGCTGAAACAGCAATGCCCGACTGTGGGGACCGACGCCGAGGTGCCGATGGACCCGCCGAGCGAGCTCGGGTTCGACAACAGCTACTACCAGGGCATCTTGAGGCACAGGGGGCTGTTCACGTCGGACCAGACGCTGGTGTCGAAGCCGGCGGCCGCGGCGCAGGTGATCCTGTACGCGCTCGACTCGGACGTCTTCAAGAGTAGATTTGCGGCGGCGATGGTGAGGATGGGCAGCATCGGCGTGCTGACCGGGAGCGACGGAGAGATACGCACCAACTGCAGAGTGCCCAACTCAATCCAGTTGAGGTATCTTTCTCAGTAG